TATGATCACCTGCATATGATTCGGAACGCTGGTGCTATTTTTCTTGGGAATTATTCACCAGAAGCTTTAGGTGATTATTTCGCCGGTCCAAATCATACGTTACCAACAAACGGGACCGCCGCATTCGCTTCCCCGCTTGGGGTCTACGATTTCGTTAAAAAGTCGAGTGTCATTCATTATACAGAAAATGCTCTATCCACTGCGTCAGAATCCATTATTACGTTGGCTGAAGCGGAAGGATTAACCGCACATGCGAATGCCATTCGAGTAAGAAAAGCGTAAACGCCCGGTTAGAAGCGGACGCATAAGCAAGGGGCCGTAGAACGCATGGGTTTGGCGTTCGTAGTGGCCATTGCTTATGACGGCAGCTTCTGGGCGCTGGAGCTAGACAATAGAAAAAACTGCATCATACATTTTAACACAGAAAGGATAAATTACATGCGATCATCTTCAATTCAACGAAAAACAAATGAAACAGCCATAAATGCAGAGTTCTCAATTGACGGCACCGGGACCTCTTCCATTGATTCAGGCATTGGATTCCTGAACCATATGCTGACACTTATGAACAGGCACGGCTTATTTGATCTTAATCTTACCTGCGCAGGAGACCTTGACGTCGACCAACATCATTCCGTCGAAGATATTGGAATCGTGTTAGGGCAAGCTGTTAACCAGGCACTTGGAACAAAAGAAGGAATTAACCGCTATGCGACAATTACAACACCAATGGATGAAGCACGCAGCACTATTTCGATCGACATCAGTGGTCGTTCTTTTCTTGTCTACCAGGTTGATGGATTAAAAGACAAGGTTGGAGACTTTGATACAGAACTTGTCGAGGAATTTTTCCTAGCGTTTGTCCGCCATGCAAATCTTACCCTTCATATCGTACTGGATTATGGGAAGAACAGTCATCATATGATCGAAAGTATCTTTAAAGGATTTGGAAGAGCGCTGGACACTGCAACAGGTGAGAATCCCCGAATTCAAGGGGTTCCGTCGACAAAGGGTAAACTGTAAGGAAGGGAGATGCCGGTATATGATTGCAATCATAGATTATGGTGTGGGAAATATCAAAAGCCTGCAATTTGCCTTTGATAAATTGGACATTAAAACTTGTGTTACCGCAAGCAAAGAGACAATTACCAGTTGTGATGCTGTCGTTTTACCAGGTGTTGGAGCATTTAATGATGCGATGAAAGCCTTGGAAGCACATGGCTTGGTAGACATTCTCAAGCATGAAGCTGGGTCAGGTAAACCATTCCTCGGAATTTGCTTAGGCATGCAATTATTATACGAAAAAAGCTATGAGGATGGCATCTGGGATGGACTGGGATTATTAAGCGGACAAATTGAACGGATTGCGCCAACAGTGAAGGTCCCGCATATGGGCTGGAACACCCTCGCCCATCATCGGGCAAATCCGATTATAAGCAGCATCGATGAGCAGTCCTATGTTTATTTTGTACATTCTTATTACATTACAAAACCAGATCAAGCATCGCTCGTAAGCAGTTGTTTATATGGCGATGAAGTCCCTGCCATTGTGCAGCGGGACAATGTAATCGGGATGCAGTTTCATCCAGAAAAAAGCGGACAAATCGGCATACAACTTTTGAAGAACTTTGGGGAGATGATTTCGTGATACTTTTTCCGGCAATTGATATTCGAAATGGAAAATGTGTACGCCTTACACAAGGTGACTATAAACAAGAACGTATTTACAGTGATTCACCGATCGACGTTGCCAGACAATGGGAAAGTGCGGGAGCAGCATATATCCATGTAGTTGATTTGGACGGTGCAAAAACCGGAAACAGACTTAATCTATCCACCATTAAAGAGATTGTTCAGTCGGTTCAGGTGCCAGTCCAGGTTGGTGGTGGCATCCGTTCAATAAAGAGTATAGAAGATTATCAATCAATCGGTGTCAGCCGGGTAATTATGGGTACAGCTGCCATAGAAGATAAAGTTTTCCTCCGCGAGGCAGTATCCACGTTTGGCGGGATGATTGCCGTTTCTATCGATGCTCGAAAAGGCATGGTAGCAACGAATGGGTGGACAAAAACAAGTGATGTAGCAGCTGTTGATTTGCTAAAGGAACTGGATGATCTTGGAGTGAGAACCATCATCTACACCGATATTTTCAAAGATGGTATGTCGGCAGGACCTAACCTTCAAGAACTAAGCCTAATCAATGACACAACGAAACAAAACATTATCGCTTCCGGCGGGATATCAAGCCTTGAGGATATTAAGCAGTTACGTGAAATGGATATATACGGCGGAATAGTCGGTAAAGCTTTATACGATGGCACACTATCTCTAAGTGCTATTTTAAAGGGTGATAATAATGCTCGCTAAGCGGATCATACCATGCTTGGATGTTAATCAGGGTCGTGTCGTAAAGGGAAAAAGGTTTCAGGATATAAAGGATGTAGCTGATCCAGTTGTTTTAGCAAGGCAGTACAGTGAACAAGGGGCAGACGAACTCGTTTTATACGATATAACAGCTTCAAGTGATAACCGTAATATCTTTCTCGATATCGTTGAAAAGGTTGCGGCCGAAATAACTATTCCATTCACCGTTGGCGGCGGAATTCGTACTGTGGATGATGTGCGGCATGCACTTCGGGCTGGTGCTGATAAAGTTTCCATTAACAGTGCAGCAGTTAAAAACCCTGATCTGTTAACAGAGGCTGCATTGAAATTTGGAAGCCAATGCATCGTCCTGTCAATCGACGCTAAAACAACTAACGACAGCGAATGTGCGGTATTTTTAAATGGCGGTCGTGTAAACACAAATATGAATGCAATTGAATGGGCGATTAGAGGTGAGCAGCTTGGCGCGGGTGAATTGGTTATCAACGCAATGGACACGGACGGTGTGAAGGATGGCTATCATGTTCCATTGACAAAACAGGTTGCCGAAAACGTTAATATTCCAATCGTTGCGAGTGGCGGCGCAGGATCGATGGAACACTTCGCTGCTGTTCTAACGGATGGCATGGCTGATGCCG
This Virgibacillus phasianinus DNA region includes the following protein-coding sequences:
- the hisB gene encoding imidazoleglycerol-phosphate dehydratase HisB, which encodes MRSSSIQRKTNETAINAEFSIDGTGTSSIDSGIGFLNHMLTLMNRHGLFDLNLTCAGDLDVDQHHSVEDIGIVLGQAVNQALGTKEGINRYATITTPMDEARSTISIDISGRSFLVYQVDGLKDKVGDFDTELVEEFFLAFVRHANLTLHIVLDYGKNSHHMIESIFKGFGRALDTATGENPRIQGVPSTKGKL
- the hisH gene encoding imidazole glycerol phosphate synthase subunit HisH codes for the protein MIAIIDYGVGNIKSLQFAFDKLDIKTCVTASKETITSCDAVVLPGVGAFNDAMKALEAHGLVDILKHEAGSGKPFLGICLGMQLLYEKSYEDGIWDGLGLLSGQIERIAPTVKVPHMGWNTLAHHRANPIISSIDEQSYVYFVHSYYITKPDQASLVSSCLYGDEVPAIVQRDNVIGMQFHPEKSGQIGIQLLKNFGEMIS
- the hisA gene encoding 1-(5-phosphoribosyl)-5-[(5-phosphoribosylamino)methylideneamino]imidazole-4-carboxamide isomerase, coding for MILFPAIDIRNGKCVRLTQGDYKQERIYSDSPIDVARQWESAGAAYIHVVDLDGAKTGNRLNLSTIKEIVQSVQVPVQVGGGIRSIKSIEDYQSIGVSRVIMGTAAIEDKVFLREAVSTFGGMIAVSIDARKGMVATNGWTKTSDVAAVDLLKELDDLGVRTIIYTDIFKDGMSAGPNLQELSLINDTTKQNIIASGGISSLEDIKQLREMDIYGGIVGKALYDGTLSLSAILKGDNNAR
- the hisF gene encoding imidazole glycerol phosphate synthase subunit HisF; this encodes MLAKRIIPCLDVNQGRVVKGKRFQDIKDVADPVVLARQYSEQGADELVLYDITASSDNRNIFLDIVEKVAAEITIPFTVGGGIRTVDDVRHALRAGADKVSINSAAVKNPDLLTEAALKFGSQCIVLSIDAKTTNDSECAVFLNGGRVNTNMNAIEWAIRGEQLGAGELVINAMDTDGVKDGYHVPLTKQVAENVNIPIVASGGAGSMEHFAAVLTDGMADAALAASVFHYSEIDIPELKAYLSQNNIAIRSV